In one window of Pseudoliparis swirei isolate HS2019 ecotype Mariana Trench chromosome 15, NWPU_hadal_v1, whole genome shotgun sequence DNA:
- the LOC130205838 gene encoding thrombomodulin: MVCLQLTTFEPMKAVTMTILMLVFISPSIRPGSGVKQTAACRPVCSGSDCIAVNRDRVDFKTAEEACRDRKGELMTCESDADERTLDALRGELLGDFWIGLHLPAGSCSNLSAALRGYEWTSGSGHRSFSPDFSPWKDSVKVCSPRCVSLSGDRKWTERLCSDVADGFLCKTKHKDACRALELSDPDVIQSSDGCAGAPCQHTCTEVKGGYICSCFTGYAPDSRQPGLCKIHCAQKKCPPICEGNGLCFCQDGFVLGETFCEDIDECLSDACDQECVNTFGSFACSCREGFVLKDQLRCVEGEGGAGAVVTTALAAGFVKPATIDQPVGGSSAPAGGFLWMWILAVVAVALLVVVIRFYVVKRQKRREQNSNQQRPVPAGHNVEC, translated from the coding sequence ATGGTCTGCTTGCAACTGACTACATTTGAGCCGATGAAGGCCGTGACAATGACTATTTTGATGTTAGTGTTTATTTCCCCATCTATTAGGCCAGGATCTGGCGTGAAGCAGACTGCAGCCTGCAGGCCTGTTTGCAGCGGGAGCGACTGCATCGCTGTGAACCGGGACAGAGTGGATTTTAAAACAGCCGAGGAAGCGTGCCGCGACAGGAAGGGAGAACTGATGACGTGTGAGTCCGACGCAGATGAGCGCACGCTTGACGCTTTGAGAGGAGAATTGCTTGGAGACTTCTGGATTGGACTGCATCTACCAGCTGGGTCCTGCAGCAACCTTTCAGCTGCACTGCGAGGCTATGAGTGGACGTCCGGTAGCGGGCACAGAAGCTTTAGTCCAGACTTCAGCCCCTGGAAAGACAGCGTTAAagtctgctctccacgctgtgTGTCCCTCTCCGGGGACAGAAAGTGGACCGAGAGGCTGTGCTCGGACGTAGCCGATGGCTTCCTTTGCAAAACGAAGCACAAAGATGCATGCCGGGCGCTGGAACTATCCGACCCGGACGTCATCCAGAGCTCAGACGGCTGTGCAGGTGCCCCTTGTCAGCACACATGCACGGAGGTAAAAGGAGGTTATATATGCTCTTGTTTCACGGGGTATGCACCAGACAGCAGGCAGCCCGGGCTGTGCAAAATACACTGCGCACAGAAGAAGTGTCCTCCCATATGTGAGGGGAACGGCTTGTGCTTCTGTCAAGACGGCTTCGTGTTGGGCGAGACGTTTTGCGAAGACATCGACGAATGTCTGAGCGACGCGTGCGATCAGGAGTGCGTCAACACTTTCGGGAGTTTCGCGTGCTCCTGCCGAGAAGGATTTGTGCTGAAGGACCAACTCCGATGCGTCGAGGGAGAGGGCGGTGCCGGCGCTGTTGTCACAACCGCCTTGGCCGCAGGCTTTGTTAAACCGGCCACCATAGATCAACCAGTGGGGGGTTCCTCAGCGCCCGCTGGGGGTTTTCTCTGGATGTGGATCCTGGCTGTGGTGGCCGTGGCGCTGCTCGTGGTCGTGATCAGGTTTTACGTCGTGAAGCGTCAGAAGCGCCGAGAACAAAACTCCAATCAGCAGCGTCCTGTCCCCGCCGGGCACAATGTCGAGTGTTAA
- the LOC130205835 gene encoding complement component C1q receptor → MSMNVSLRAAPLVFGYEWTTTYWPRFTLRNVYLVISLAIMLWIVLLQLFNSFEGSSGTEHETLCTSNVCLTLHMDRVSFKKAGQNCVHNGGNLMTVRNLKEEDVLLSLLSRIQRQPRDRLLTFWIGLKLHRGDCVLVHKSLKGFSWVSGQKDSNYSNWGKEPVTTCTEERCAKVYYTPSGQNQLKWTAGPCRNPSFYACKFYFQGMCRPLALLGSGQITYRVPFSEEPQRSEMQLFPFGTYADISCSDRQSHYSVCMGNDDSWTAPGPFCATGTRHCMQNNGGCEHACRQNADEVWCFCKEGYDLDEDGLTCRIKVACGPETCEHQCVTRESGYSCTCPDGFQLDANRRNCSDIDECQTQACAHHLCLNTHGGYTCACRAGYAVVDGVCVDVDECARPSCEHACSNGAGSFSCSCNDGFALSEDGHSCVDINECASRLCQFQCVNAEGSFWCTCPRGFHVEADGSTCAPDGTEASAASSDDAAGDAAAGDTASSIDTASEGVASIDVASEGVASIDVASEGVASIDVALVNVTSDDVASEDAASIDVASEDVASEDVALVDVASDDVAFDDVASIDVASIDAASDDAAEVETQENISRTTAELQHPPPRNNATILELVNDTQSNSSLVTGFAKTVDSRVLVCVLGSVIPLLLLLAVTLAIAIVRCSRSKKEAKKRNTADGYCWVPSGLDSRLEKLYESILTDDL, encoded by the coding sequence ATGAGCATGAACGTTAGTCTGAGAGCCGCACCACTTGTTTTTGGCTACGAATGGACAACCACATATTGGCCACGATTTACCCTCCGAAACGTCTATTTAGTGATCTCTTTGGCCATAATGTTGTGGATTGTTCTGCTGCAGCTTTTCAACAGCTTCGAGGGTTCATCTGGAACTGAACACGAGACGCTGTGCACCTCCAACGTCTGCCTCACCCTGCACATGGACCGAGTGAGCTTCAAGAAGGCCGGTCAGAACTGTGTCCACAACGGAGGGAACCTGATGACGGTCAGAAACCTGAAGGAAGAGGATGTGCTGCTCTCGCTTCTCTCGCGGATCCAGAGACAACCTCGGGACAGGCTGCTCACCTTTTGGATCGGATTAAAACTGCACCGAGGCGACTGTGTGTTGGTCCACAAGAGTCTCAAGGGGTTTTCGTGGGTCTCTGGACAGAAAGATTCCAACTACTCCAACTGGGGGAAAGAACCCGTCACCACATGCACGGAGGAGAGATGTGCAAAGGTTTATTACACTCCCTCGGGTCAGAACCAACTGAAATGGACTGCTGGACCTTGCAGAAACCCTTCTTTCTACGCATGTAAGTTTTATTTCCAGGGAATGTGCAGACCGTTGGCTCTATTGGGTTCTGGACAAATCACCTACAGGGTGCCCTTCTCCGAAGAGCCACAAAGAAGTGAGATGCAACTATTTCCGTTCGGAACATACGCCGATATCTCATGCAGCGACCGACAGTCTCATTACTCCGTGTGCATGGGGAACGACGACAGTTGGACCGCCCCTGGTCCGTTCTGCGCGACAGGAACGCGTCATTGCATGCAGAACAACGGCGGATGTGAACATGCGTGCCGCCAGAACGCAGATGAAGTTTGGTGCTTTTGCAAAGAAGGTTACGACCTGGATGAGGATGGACTCACTTGCAGGATAAAAGTGGCGTGCGGCCCAGAAACCTGCGAGCATCAGTGCGTAACGAGGGAATCTGGGTATTCCTGCACGTGCCCAGACGGGTTCCAACTAGACGCCAACCGGCGTAACTGCTCCGACATCGACGAGTGCCAGACCCAAGCCTGTGCGCATCACCTGTGCCTCAACACGCACGGCGGTTACACCTGTGCGTGTCGAGCCGGCTACGCCGTGGTCGACGGTGTGTGCGTGGATGTCGACGAGTGCGCTCGCCCCAGCTGCGAGCACGCCTGCTCGAACGGCGCCGGGTCCTTCTCGTGCTCCTGCAATGACGGCTTTGCGTTGTCCGAGGACGGCCACTCGTGCGTGGACATTAACGAATGCGCGAGTCGCCTCTGCCAGTTCCAGTGCGTCAACGCGGAAGGCAGCTTCTGGTGCACGTGCCCACGCGGCTTCCACGTGGAGGCCGACGGATCGACGTGCGCTCCAGATGGGACGGAAGCGTCGGCGGCTTCATCCGATGACGCGGCTGGCGACGCTGCAGCTGGGGATACAGCTTCATCCATTGACACAGCATCTGAAGGCGTGGCATCTATAGACGTGGCATCTGAAGGCGTGGCATCTATAGACGTGGCATCTGAAGGCGTGGCATCTATAGACGTGGCATTGGTTAACGTGACATCTGATGATGTGGCATCCGAGGACGCGGCATCTATAGACGTGGCATCTGAAGACGTGGCATCTGAAGACGTGGCATTGGTTGACGTGGCATCTGATGATGTGGCATTTGATGACGTGGCATCTATAGACGTGGCATCTATAGACGCAGCATCTGATGATGCGGCCGAGGTTGAAACGCAGGAGAACATCTCCAGAACCACAGCGGAGCTCCAACACCCTCCCCCTCGCAACAACGCTACGATTCTGGAGCTGGTGAACGACACGCAGAGCAACTCGTCCTTGGTGACAGGTTTTGCCAAGACAGTTGATTCCAGGGTGCTCGTCTGCGTCCTGGGTTCAGTCATCCCGCTGCTGCTTCTGCTCGCGGTGACTTTGGCCATCGCGATTGTTCGATGCAGTCGCTCCAAAAAAGAAGCGAAGAAAAGAAACACCGCGGACGGTTACTGCTGGGTGCCCTCTGGCTTGGACTCGCGTTTAGAGAAACTCTATGAGTCCATCTTGACTGATGACCTATGA
- the LOC130205653 gene encoding calpain-2 catalytic subunit-like translates to MNLEDFCMFYTDLDICATSPDFLDGKSSQWKTTVHEGRWKIAPDPQFVLDGVSRFDFGQGILGDCWFLASIGSLTFQQDILEKVLPIEQTFNEKYCRIFHFRFWRFGKWVDVVIDDKLPTINGRLIFVYSKDQNEFWPALLEKAYAKVCGSYADMISGTPAEAMMDFTGGVHMCIQLSDPPANLWELMCRAGQTSSLMGCGTPQGETSANNILANGSVQGHAYTVTGVKQIMSRGKQQNLVRLWNPWGKGEWTGDWSDGSPLWQTLSANDRDLCLSVADDGEFWMNLEDFCMFYTDLDICATCPDFLDGKSSQWKTTVHEGRWVAGTTAGGCFNNRGTPRTSEL, encoded by the exons ATGAACCTGGAGGACTTCTGTATGTTCTACACCGATCTGGACATCTGCGCCACAAGTCCCGACTTCCTCGATGGGAAGTCCTCTCAGTGGAAGACCACCGTCCACGAGGGCCGATGG AAAATTGCTCCGGATCCACAGTTCGTACTTGACGGCGTCTCAAGGTTTGACTTTGGTCAAGGAATACTTG GAGACTGCTGGTTTCTTGCGTCTATCGGATCTCTAACATTCCAGCAAGATATCCTTGAAAAAGTTCTCCCCATTGAGCaaacatttaatgaaaaatactgcAGGATTTTCCACTTCAGG TTCTGGAGATTTGGGAAATGGGTGGATGTCGTCATTGATGACAAGTTACCAACAATCAACGGGAGACTAATCTTCGTTTACTCCAAAGACCAAAATGAGTTCTGGCCCGCGTTGCTGGAGAAAGCCTACGCCAA AGTGTGCGGCTCCTACGCCGACATGATTTCCGGGACTCCTGCAGAGGCCATGATGGACTTCACGGGAGGAGTTCACATGTGCATCCAGCTGTCGGACCCCCCGGCCAACCTGTGGGAGCTGATGTGCAGAGCGGGCCAGACCTCATCTCTGATGGGCTGCGGTACACCTCAAGGG GAGACATCCGCCAACAACATTTTGGCGAACGGATCGGTCCAAGGCCACGCCTACACGGTCACGGGTGTGAAACAG ATTATGAGCCGAGGGAAGCAACAGAACCTGGTGCGTCTGTGGAACCCCTGGGGCAAAGGAGAGTGGACCGGAGACTGGAGTGACGG GTCACCTCTGTGGCAAACCCTGAGCGCCAACGACCGGGACCTGTGCCTTTCAGTTGCCGACGACGGAGAGTTTTG GATGAACCTGGAGGACTTCTGTATGTTCTACACCGATCTGGACATCTGCGCCACATGTCCCGACTTCCTCGATGGGAAGTCCTCTCAGTGGAAGACCACCGTGCACGAGGGCCGATGGGTCGCAGGAACGACGGCCGGCGGATGCTTTAACAACAGAGGTACTCCTCGGACGTCTGAGCTTTAA
- the LOC130205836 gene encoding calpain-1 catalytic subunit-like has product MPLPGVCLNIMEARNKQKGYGTFDNPDNFLNQDYKQLKEYCVIRGVRYIDDMFPPDCISLGEGILNTSDMARVEWLRPMKIAPDPQFVLDGVSRFDFGQGILGDCWFLASIGSLTFQQDILEKVLPIEQTFNEKYCGIFHFRFWRFGKWVDVVIDDKLPTINGRLIFVYSKDQNEFWPALLEKAYAKVCGSYADMISGTPAEAMMDFTGGVHMCIQLSDAPANLWELMCRAGQTSSLMGCGTPQGETSANNILANGLVQGHAYTVTGVKQIMSRGKQQNLVRLWNPWGKGEWTGDWSDGSPLWQTLSANDRDLCLSVADDGEFWMNLEDFCMFYTDLDICATCPDFLDEKSSQWKTTVHEGRWVAGTTAGGCFNNRDSYWTNPQYRVKLTGEYSGKDSDKNVLLSLMQKPDKRNRHMTENLHIGISVFEVKEQHKAQKGKFPASFFNQLAVAQTKTYMNARELTEYFSLKPGEYLIVPSTFKSNDTASFLLTIITKSETQSYENYGQHNEEPVQTVKKTKNVQEDEKKKKFFRQNSDKYEEVDAEQLQKLLNENILKGDLKSGGFSLDACRSMVALMDTSISGKLNGEEFVRLWKKVAEYKDIFFLTDVSLTGTLSLNELRNAFEASGMRIKDDMLSLMALRYGASSGQVTLENFISLILRLDCMYKIYKQLSDGKDMQLRESEWMYISMYT; this is encoded by the exons ATGCCTCTTCCCGGTGTGTGTCTCAACATAATGGAAGCTCGTAATAAGCAAAAAGGTTACGGCACCTTCGACAACCCCGACAACTTCCTCAACCAAGACTACAAGCAGCTGAAAGAGTACTGCGTCATCCGAGGAGTGAGGTACATCGACGACATGTTCCCCCCCGACTGCATCTCCCTCGGCGAGGGGATCCTGAACACCTCTGACATGGCCCGCGTGGAGTGGCTGAGGCCGATG AAAATTGCTCCGGATCCACAGTTCGTACTTGACGGCGTCTCAAGGTTTGACTTTGGTCAAGGAATACTTG GAGACTGCTGGTTTCTTGCGTCTATCGGATCTCTGACATTCCAGCAAGATATCCTTGAAAAAGTTCTCCCCATTGAGCaaacatttaatgaaaaatactgcGGGATTTTCCACTTCAGG TTCTGGAGATTTGGAAAATGGGTGGATGTCGTCATTGATGACAAGTTACCAACAATCAACGGGAGACTAATCTTCGTTTACTCCAAAGACCAAAATGAGTTCTGGCCCGCGTTGCTGGAGAAAGCCTACGCCAA AGTGTGCGGCTCCTACGCCGACATGATTTCCGGGACTCCTGCAGAGGCCATGATGGACTTCACGGGAGGAGTTCACATGTGCATCCAGCTGTCGGACGCCCCGGCCAACCTGTGGGAGCTGATGTGCAGAGCGGGCCAGACCTCATCTCTGATGGGCTGCGGTACACCTCAAGGG GAGACATCCGCCAACAACATTTTGGCTAACGGATTGGTCCAAGGCCACGCCTACACGGTCACGGGTGTGAAACAG ATTATGAGCCGAGGGAAGCAACAGAACCTGGTGCGTCTGTGGAACCCCTGGGGCAAAGGAGAGTGGACCGGAGACTGGAGTGACGG GTCACCTCTGTGGCAAACCCTGAGCGCCAACGACCGGGACCTGTGCCTTTCAGTTGCCGACGATGGAGAGTTTTG GATGAACCTGGAGGACTTCTGTATGTTCTACACCGATCTGGACATCTGCGCCACATGTCCCGACTTCCTCGATGAGAAGTCCTCTCAGTGGAAGACCACCGTCCACGAGGGCCGATGGGTCGCAGGAACGACGGCCGGCGGATGCTTTAACAACAGAG aCAGCTACTGGACTAATCCCCAGTATCGAGTCAAGCTCACCGGTGAATATTCGGGGAAAGACAGCGATAAAAATGTGCTGTTGTCGCTCATGCAAAAGCCCGACAAGAGGAACAGACACATGACCGAAAACCTCCACATTGGAATCTCTGTATTTGAG GTGAAGGAACAG CACAAGGCGCAGAAGGGCAAGTTCCCGGCATCGTTCTTCAACCAGTTAGCCGTTGCCCAAACTAAAACCTACATGAACGCACGCGAGTTGACGGAGTACTTCTCGCTGAAGCCTGGCGAGTACCTGATCGTGCCGTCCACCTTCAAATCCAACGATACGGCCTCCTTCTTACTGACCATCATCACCAAGTCGGAGACTCAGAGCTA TGAGAATTACGGTCAACACAACGAAGAGCCAGTTCAGACG GTCAAAAAGACCAAAAATGTGCAAGaagacgagaagaagaaaaagttttTCCGCCAGAACTCCGACAAG TATGAAGAAGTGGATGCCGAGCAGCTCCAGAAGCTTCTCAATGAAAACATCCTGAAAG GAGACTTGAAATCTGGGGGCTTCAGCCTTGATGCCTGCCGCAGCATGGTTGCTCTGATGGAT ACATCCATCTCCGGCAAACTGAATGGGGAGGAATTTGTTCGTCTGTGGAAGAAGGTTGCAGAGTACAAG gacattttcttcctgactgaCGTTTCACTGACTGGAACTCTGTCACTGAATGAGCTGAGGAATGCTTTCGAAGCTTCAG GGATGAGGATCAAGGACGACATGCTCAGCTTGATGGCGCTGCGCTACGGCGCCTCCTCTGGGCAGGTGACCCTGGAGAATTTCATCAGTCTCATCCTTCGCCTGGACTGCATGTACA AAATCTATAAACAATTGTCTGATGGAAAAGACATGCAACTTCGAGAGTCCGAG TGGATGTACATTTCAATGTACACTTAA